The Paenibacillus mucilaginosus 3016 genome includes the window GGCGCTGGAACTGCTTCGCCAGGAACCTGCGGATATGATGTTCACCGATATCCGAATGCCAATTATGGATGGGATCGAACTGCTCGAGCAGCTGCAAGACCATCCCGTTAAGCCCGAGGCTGTACTGCTGTCGGGCTATAATGACTTTGTATATGCACAGAAAGCGATCCGCTGTGCTGTGAAGGATTATCTCATCAAGCCTGTGAAGCGGGAGGAATTGTTTGCCGTCCTGGAACGATTAATACTTGACATCAGGATGAGAGAAGAGCGGGCAGACACAGCGGGCGAAGAGGCCCGTCTTGTTGCTGCCGAGCTGGTTACGCTGCATTTGACCCAGAAGGATGTGGGTGATGCGATAACACCGAACAAAGCCGGATTAAGCTGGTTGGATGCAGGATATACACTGGGCTTGCTAACGCGGCGCGGCGAGGGGGCGCAGGCTAGCAGAGCGGATGCTGCCGCTTTCAGGAATCAAATCACTGAGCTGTTACAAGGGCATATGGACTGGATGCTCACGCGTGATGGAACAGGCGGAACGATCCTGATTGCACGCGATCCGGTTATGTTCTACCAGTTGGCGGAACGGTGGAGGTTAAGTGGAACTGAGTCGCAGCTGCGAATTGCAATTAGCGATTCTGTTCAAGGGATCGAACAGATCAGGTGGGCATACAGTCAAGCGAAGCAAACCTTGAAATACGGTATTTTGCTTCCGGAACTCGATGTGCTGGAACACAACGGCATTAGTGAACGCAATGAGCGGCATGTCGTTCCTGTTGAGTTAATTCGGCGAATAATGAATTTCATCGGATTGGGACGCGGGGATGAAATCAAACAGCTTCTCGATCAAATCCTCGATATTCGCATGATTAGCAGCTGTGAGATCGGCTATCTGGAACGAATTAGCCAGCTGCTAAACGAGGAGGTGTTCGACAAGCTGTTCGGCATCTATGGGTA containing:
- a CDS encoding response regulator — its product is MISLLIVDDEKIIRRGLQSVIERQFPNLFSYRFAENGQEALELLRQEPADMMFTDIRMPIMDGIELLEQLQDHPVKPEAVLLSGYNDFVYAQKAIRCAVKDYLIKPVKREELFAVLERLILDIRMREERADTAGEEARLVAAELVTLHLTQKDVGDAITPNKAGLSWLDAGYTLGLLTRRGEGAQASRADAAAFRNQITELLQGHMDWMLTRDGTGGTILIARDPVMFYQLAERWRLSGTESQLRIAISDSVQGIEQIRWAYSQAKQTLKYGILLPELDVLEHNGISERNERHVVPVELIRRIMNFIGLGRGDEIKQLLDQILDIRMISSCEIGYLERISQLLNEEVFDKLFGIYGYKVLGLLRSHAHVGHIGNYDRFEDYYTAVEQLLGSLDRFIQDRREKAPTEQHTMQKVVAYLQTHYADDLNMAVVSNHFSLNYSYFSHAFQEYSGESFSNYVRRLRLGKAKELLEYSDLKVYEISEQVGFENVKHFTRIFKDTEGITALEFRNQRRQKYE